The Arvicanthis niloticus isolate mArvNil1 chromosome 2, mArvNil1.pat.X, whole genome shotgun sequence genome includes a window with the following:
- the Rbm43 gene encoding RNA-binding protein 43, whose translation MSSALKVKGPTVSERTVVVSGLPAGLSKDQLVNRYFRDEGRHVEEVIYPSRCKGVAYIIFKETKVAQDVIRKKKHPLGSEPLLTVSHFSEKVFNYVMAILDLSVFRTQIVLENLVVDLKKKIPTLNFSPLGPSGKISVQGSYLAIMKLKQALLSKAISPLENNRNYAGERRNQNGQNPRRVLQKRENSVPIRGTCVPEPAGRLPTLGTSIREPASNPETLVLDTDIFLYLKHKCEFYELTLSKYHVLCQEMVDGDVTAIRLQDAPDGSCPGSVRHVKEFIEECVQEFHLELRKELLVLEGMGDREKRNIRQSFEQLCCRYPRVLMNVHSTHIDLIGPPSDTYLFKTQLMKSAGQKVT comes from the exons ATG TCATCAGCATTGAAGGTCAAAGGTCCCACCGTTTCTGAGAGAACAGTTGTGGTTTCTGGACTTCCAGCTGGCCTTTCAAAGGACCAGTTAGTGAATCGCTACTTCCGAGATGAGGGTAGACATGTGGAAGAGGTGATATATCCATCAAGATGCAAAGGAGTTGCGTACATCATCTTCAAGGAAACGAAAG TTGCACAGGATGTcatcagaaaaaagaaacaccCTCTAGGCTCAGAACCTTTGCTTACAGTCTCTCACTTCAGTGAAAAG GTCTTCAACTATGTGATGGCCATTCTTGATTTGTCTGTTTTTCGGACTCAAATTGTGCTAGAAAATCTAGTAGTAGacctaaaaaagaaaatcccaacTTTAAACTTTAGCCCATTGGGACCCAGTGGGAAAATCTCCGTGCAAGGTTCATATCTGGCCATCATGAAGCTCAAACAGGCTTTGCTATCAAAAGCCATTTCCCCTTTAGAAAACAACAGGAACTATGCTGGTGAAAGGAGAAACCAGAACGGACAGAACCCTAGAAGGGTCCTGCAGAAAAGGGAGAACTCTGTGCCAATACGCGGTACCTGTGTACCGGAGCCTGCCGGCCGCCTGCCGACACTGGGGACCTCTATACGTGAGCCTGCCAGCAACCCAGAAACACTTGTACTTGATACAGAtatttttctttacctgaaaCACAAGTGTGAGTTTTATGAGCTAACACTGAGCAAATACCATGTCCTGTGTCAGGAGATGGTGGATGGTGACGTCACTGCTATTCGTCTACAAGATGCCCCGGATGGGTCTTGTCCCGGCAGCGTCAGACATGTGAAAGAGTTCATTGAAGAGTGTGTCCAGGAGTTCCACCTTGAGCTCAGAAAAGAGCTTCTGGTTTTGGAAGGAATGggagatagagagaaaagaaacattagGCAGTCTTTTGAACAACTGTGTTGCAGATATCCTAGAGTTTTGATGAACGTTCACAGCACACATATTGATCTTATAGGACCCCCTTCTGACACATATCTATTTAAGACACAGCTCATGAAATCTGCAGGGCAAAAGGTCACTTGA